One genomic window of Melitaea cinxia chromosome 10, ilMelCinx1.1, whole genome shotgun sequence includes the following:
- the LOC123656935 gene encoding uncharacterized protein C1orf194 homolog: MKTMTGVKQVRNKKLLPNLQKEGELSKEIVLSTTEKHGVSTGSRLFSHHTLASVRKLSFYHPYFLPHDSLDLVLAASYNHSTEHFADKEDLYIQPETVGCDTWRRLRNTYDKLPPVVIPLGHPMKRGGIAEQKSPFSVKLMNSGVHSSQTNPGYSRQPAGGAIFFY; the protein is encoded by the exons ATGAAAACT aTGACAGGCGTTAAAcaagtaagaaataaaaagcTGTTACCGAATTTACAAAAAGAAGGAGAATTGAGCAAAGAGATTGTATTATCTACTACAGAAAAACACGGGGTTTCAACCGGTTCAAGACTTTTCTCGCACCATACTTTGGCCAGTGTtagaaaattaagtttttatcaCCCTTATTT CTTACCACACGACAGCTTGGATTTGGTTTTGGCAGCATCCTATAACCACTCCACTGAGCATTTTGCAGATAAAGAAGATTTGTACATACAACCAGAGACAGTCGGTTGCGATACTTGGCGTCGTCTAAGGAATACTTATGACAAGCTACCGCCAGTGGTTATCCCATTG GGTCATCCAATGAAACGTGGTGGTATCGCTGAACAGAAGTCACCCTTCAGTGTGAAGCTTATGAATTCGGGAGTTCATTCTTCACAAACAAATCCCGGCTACAGCCGGCAACCAGCCGGCGGGGCCATATTCTTCTATTAA
- the LOC123657458 gene encoding uncharacterized protein LOC123657458, translating to MDFVDSFNLDSAHAKCNRVRSWYLYEQYRSLEKNQLDAAQRLKDKSYQDKILRQELSERRARRRLCDQFGFCQSESRLDKSIRSMPSNAFLGDDELFESFCELRDEYELANYEDTNSHNSETSKEFEDFKSTEATITFRPDANNGVKILKVDKVDDNIKDELEIVKKNIAENITLQLETVKENIECLQKYAKLEDDEEIPDADITVISPLKTNVDTLNNELKKDHENSVIKMWSKFVDFAYKIILLNRGNCYYNYSSQLLTAVLACDVLFRGVSKICNILQPYVSPIKYAASDSDTSLRSNKRTKRKKSVNQEFFCKPSCNNKLFSADKNKEKKRNLDRKYHSENNWYSCCRNCYENYIDKIKYRGTSEPLNRTNNFTSGKKYTDKFYNKWPARSVRGKFSENKCKCGCLRNAVNPIIQLAHYIDRLIQDIEEIN from the exons aTGGATTTTGTGGATTCCTTTA atTTAGATTCAGCACACGCAAAATGTAATCGTGTACGGTCATGGTACTTGTACGAACAGTACAGATCGTTGGAGAAGAATCAACTCGACGCTGCTCAGAGATTGAAGGATAAATCCTATCAAGATAAGATATTGAGACAGGAACTGAGCGAGAGGCGAGCACGGCGCAGGCTCTGCGATCAATTTGGATTTTGTCAGAGTGAATCTAGGCTAGACAAAAGCATACGAAGTATGCCATCCAATGCATTTTTAGGTGACGACGAACTTTTTGAGAGTTTTTGTGAACTTCGCGACGAATATGAATTGGCAAACTACGAAGATACTAATAGCCACAATTCAGAAACAAGTAAAGAATTTGAAGATTTCAAAAGTACTGAGGCAACAATAACTTTCAGACCTGATGCTAATAATGGTGTTAAAATTCTCAAAGTTGATAAAGTGGATGACAATATTAAAGATGAATTGGAGATTGTGAAGAAGAATATTGCTGAAAATATTACCTTACAACTGGAAACTGTTAAAGAGAACATAGAATGCTTGCAAAAATACGCTAAACTTGAAGATGACGAGGAAATACCAGATGCAGACATTACAGTGATTAGTCCTTTGAAAACCAATGTTGATACGCTTAATAACGAATTGAAGAAAGATCATGAAAATAGCGTTATAAAGATGTGGTCAAAGTTTGTCGATTTCGCTTACAAAATCATTCTATTAAATCGTG GTAACTGTTACTACAACTACAGTTCACAACTTCTCACAGCTGTGTTGGCGTGCGATGTTCTTTTTCGTGGAGTCAGCAAGATAT GTAATATTTTGCAGCCTTACGTTTCACCAATTAAGTATGCTGCTAGTGATTCAGATACCTCTTTGAGAAGTAATAAAAGAACGAAGCGAAAAAAATCAGTTAATCAAGAATTTTTTTGTAAACCTAGTTGCAATAACAAG CTTTTTTCAgctgataaaaataaagaaaaaaagagaaatCTTGATAGAAAATACCACTCGGAAAATAATTGGTATAGCTGTTGTAGAAATTGTTATGAAAactatattgataaaataaagtatCGTGGTACAAGTGAACCTCTTAATCGCACTAATAATTTTACAAGCGGAAAGAAATACACcgacaaattttataataaatggccGGCAAGATCTGTCAGGGGCAAATTTTCGGAAAACAAATGTAAATGTGGTTGTCTTAGAAACGCTGTAAATCCTATAATACAACTCGCTCATTATATTGACAGATTAATCCAGGACATTGaagaaataaactaa
- the LOC123656872 gene encoding serine/arginine-rich splicing factor 2: protein MSYGRPPPRIDGMVSLKVDNLTYRTTPEDLRRVFERCGDVGDIYIPRDRYTRESRGFAFVRFFDRRDAEEALDSLDGRMLDGRELRVQMARYGRPSSPYRSRYDRRRSYSRSRSRSRRRSRSRSRKRSYSRSRSRSRSRSRSRSDSKSSRGRTRSRSRSRSRSRH, encoded by the exons ATGAGCTACGGGAGACCACCGCCGCGTATAGACGGCATGGTTTCACTTAAAGTGGACAATTTAACGTATAGAACAACGCCGGAAGATCTGCGTCGCGTTTTTGAAAGGTGTGGCGATGTCGGGGACATTTATATACCACGAGACCGATATACGCGTGAAAGCAGAGGATTTGCATTTGTCAG gtttttcGACAGACGAGATGCTGAGGAAGCATTAGATTCACTCGATGGGCGTATGCTGGATGGAAGGGAACTTCGCGTTCAAATGGCGCGTTACGGCCGACCCTCTTCACCTTACAGAAGCCGCTACGACCGTCGGAGaag CTACTCGCGTTCACGGTCTCGTTCACGTCGTCGATCCAGGTCTCGCTCGAGGAAGCGCTCTTACTCGCGCAGCCGCTCCCGCTCGCGGTCCCGCTCTCGCTCGCGCTCGGACTCCAAGAGTTCACGCGGCCGGACTCGAAGTCGCTCACGCAGCCGCTCGCGCTCCAGGCATTGA
- the LOC123657077 gene encoding U3 small nucleolar RNA-interacting protein 2 — protein MSSSFFLKGKSRQVHKRKGDKINKKTTKKQIVPNLENGHESSESDLDLKKFSDAEESESDHETAEQKKLRLAKKYLEEIEKEEAKRSEVKELDDAIDKRLHKDYLEQKGKLKIEVADNYIAPCENDSRLIRTKEHRLSLTCVCVSSESDYAFTGCKSGTIIKWGIKEKRKLGCLSYKTHSTYLKGGITSIAITSDSKYLATADSSPSVQIWDPHTLKHIHTFRGHKDTVIGLVFRKNTHDLYSASKDRSVRIWSLDEMAYVETLFGHQSPITSIDALSRERAITSGGRDTTVRVWKIVEESQLIFNGPEGSLDEVKLLDEEHFVSGSDNGSICLWSVLKKKPICMVKEAHGSENGVPRWIMSLATLLNTDVFASGSYDNQIRVWKVSDSYKNIEPLFTVPSVGFVNNIQFTSNGRQLYAALGQEHKNGRWFKQSNAKNGLLIVNFSIKS, from the coding sequence atgtcttcttcttttttcttaAAAGGGAAGTCAAGGCAAGTTCATAAAAGAAAaggtgataaaataaataaaaagacgacaaaaaaacaaattgttccTAACCTCGAAAACGGTCATGAATCTTCAGAGAGtgatttagatttaaaaaagttttctgATGCCGAAGAATCTGAAAGTGACCATGAAACGGCAGAGCAGAAAAAGTTACGACTAGCGAAGAAATACCTAGAAGAAATAGAAAAGGAAGAAGCGAAGCGCTCGGAAGTTAAAGAACTCGACGATGCGATCGATAAACGTTTGCACAAAGATTATCTCGAACAGaaaggtaaattaaaaatagaagttGCTGACAACTATATCGCTCCTTGTGAAAATGATAGTAGACTTATTAGGACCAAAGAACATCGTCTGTCTCTCACATGTGTGTGTGTAAGCAGCGAGAGTGACTACGCTTTCACCGGCTGTAAAAGTGGCACAATCATAAAATGGGGTATTAAAGAAAAACGAAAATTAGGCTGTTTATCTTATAAAACACATTCCACCTACTTGAAAGGAGGTATCACATCAATAGCCATAACATCAGATTCTAAATATTTAGCCACAGCCGATTCATCCCCTAGTGTTCAAATTTGGGATCCGCATACATTAAAACACATACACACTTTTAGAGGACATAAAGATACTGTGATTGGTCTAGTTTTTAGAAAGAACACACATGACTTATACTCAGCAAGTAAAGATAGATCAGTTAGGATTTGGTCATTGGATGAAATGGCTTACGTAGAGACATTGTTCGGACATCAGTCTCCTATAACATCTATCGACGCGTTATCCAGAGAGAGAGCTATTACTTCAGGGGGTCGAGATACAACTGTAAGGGTATGGAAAATAGTTGAAGAATCACAATTGATATTTAACGGTCCAGAGGGAAGCCTTGACGAGGTAAAATTATTAGATGAGGAACACTTTGTGTCTGGCAGTGATAACGGTTCAATATGCTTATGGAGTGTTTTAAAGAAAAAGCCTATATGCATGGTAAAAGAAGCACATGGTTCAGAAAATGGTGTACCTCGCTGGATCATGAGTCTCGCTACACTTTTAAACACAGATGTTTTTGCGTCGGGATCATACGACAATCAGATCAGAGTGTGGAAAGTTAGTGATTCTTATAAAAACATTGAACCTTTGTTCACAGTGCCGTCAGTtggttttgtaaataatatacaatttacgAGTAATGGTAGACAATTATATGCAGCTTTAGGTCAAGAACACAAAAACGGCAGATGGTTTAAACAATCAAATGCTAAAAATggtttattaattgttaatttttccATTAagtcataa
- the LOC123656873 gene encoding INO80 complex subunit C produces the protein MTGEIEKSHCFKVQNKFIVKSGCKKRMWRSLKQILAAERALPWPNDAVLYYSINAPPTFKPTKKYSDISGLPAPYVDRHSKLYYSNAEEFATVRSLPMDITAGYLQLRGANTIVG, from the exons ATGACAGGTGAAATAGAAAAAAGCCATTGTTTTAAAGTGcagaataaatttattgttaaaagtggTTGTAAAAAACGTATGTGGAGATCGCTGAAACAAATATTAGCGGCAGAAAGAGCATTACCATGGCCTAATGACGctgttttat ATTATTCAATTAATGCACCACCTACATTTAAGCCAACTAAAAAGTATTCAGATATCTCGGGTTTACCGGCTCCTTACGTTGATCGTCACTCAAAACTCTACTACAGCAATGCTGAAGAATTTGCCACAGTAAGAAGTTTGCCTATGGATATCACCGCTGGGTACTTACAACTCAGAGGTGCTAATACAATTGTTGGTTAA